In Alkalihalobacillus sp. TS-13, the following are encoded in one genomic region:
- a CDS encoding replication initiation and membrane attachment family protein — MENHWKELLPVDRFQVYSSGRIQAEELKMVTLLYQPLVGAKAYSLYMTLFSENLNGATSHHTLMKQTQMNMQQIFEERKKLEAIGLLKTYRKKIEDDRIFIYELQPILKPEQFFQDDVLSVYLYGRLGKQRYLEVRNRFIFTTETHDEYEDVTASFNDVFSSLHESEIRAATDSEINQSISQNDRAKNTEGNAPNFSEDDFDFNALVRDLSSFIIPSEVLTESIRESIHRLAFIYQISPLEMSSIVQQAYFRDEQLTPYSLRQEVQRWYKIEKPGQLPRLSERRQKENSVRNNEEELTPQEMMIKTFETISPRALLEKYSEGGRAASADLKLIDSIMFDQKLSAGVINVLIDYVLNTNDMKLIHAHVEKIASQWKRKKISSVREAMELAQAEHKSYQSFKQQSKAGRPVQQKNIRKDKLPKWMASPKTDKENQQVSETDEKWLEEYLKGL, encoded by the coding sequence ATGGAAAATCATTGGAAAGAATTACTTCCTGTCGATCGCTTTCAAGTGTATAGCAGTGGACGGATACAAGCTGAAGAATTGAAAATGGTAACACTGTTGTATCAACCATTGGTAGGTGCCAAAGCATACAGCCTATACATGACCCTTTTCAGCGAAAACCTAAATGGAGCAACTTCACACCATACGTTGATGAAACAGACACAAATGAATATGCAGCAGATCTTTGAAGAACGGAAAAAGCTAGAGGCCATCGGACTATTGAAGACCTATCGGAAAAAGATTGAAGATGACCGCATTTTCATATATGAATTACAGCCGATTTTAAAACCGGAGCAATTTTTCCAGGACGATGTTTTGAGTGTCTATTTATATGGCCGTTTGGGAAAGCAAAGGTATCTTGAAGTCAGGAACCGCTTTATTTTCACAACTGAAACTCATGATGAATACGAGGATGTTACTGCTAGTTTCAACGATGTATTTTCCTCTTTACATGAATCCGAGATCAGAGCGGCGACAGACTCAGAGATCAACCAGTCCATTTCCCAAAATGACCGTGCGAAGAATACGGAAGGGAATGCTCCAAACTTTTCGGAGGATGACTTCGATTTCAATGCGCTTGTGCGGGACTTGAGCAGCTTCATCATACCATCAGAGGTTTTAACGGAAAGCATCCGGGAATCCATTCATCGCCTTGCGTTCATTTATCAAATTTCACCGTTGGAAATGAGCAGTATCGTACAACAAGCCTACTTCAGGGACGAACAGCTTACCCCGTACTCGTTAAGGCAAGAGGTCCAGCGCTGGTACAAGATTGAAAAACCAGGTCAATTACCACGTCTTAGTGAACGTAGGCAAAAGGAAAATTCGGTCCGTAATAATGAAGAAGAGTTAACACCACAGGAAATGATGATAAAGACGTTTGAAACGATATCCCCTCGTGCATTGCTAGAAAAATACAGCGAGGGAGGTCGTGCCGCTAGTGCCGATCTCAAGTTGATCGACTCAATCATGTTCGACCAGAAGCTTTCAGCAGGTGTCATAAATGTGCTGATCGATTATGTGTTGAATACAAATGATATGAAATTGATCCACGCTCATGTCGAAAAAATCGCAAGTCAGTGGAAACGTAAGAAAATTTCATCTGTAAGAGAAGCGATGGAACTTGCCCAAGCAGAACATAAAAGTTATCAATCCTTTAAACAACAGTCAAAGGCAGGAAGACCAGTCCAACAGAAGAATATCAGAAAAGACAAGCTTCCGAAGTGGATGGCCTCGCCTAAAACAGATAAGGAAAATCAACAGGTTTCAGAAACTGATGAAAAATGGCTTGAAGAATATTTGAAAGGACTATAG
- the nrdR gene encoding transcriptional regulator NrdR yields the protein MRCPHCQHNGTRVLDSRPVHGGRSIRRRRECEKCNYRFTTFETVEEIPLVVVKKEGTREEFNRDKLLRGLIKACEKRPVPLEVLEEVVNTVEKDLRNDGSSEIQSKEIGERVMDHLAKIDEVAYVRFASVYRQFKDINVFIDELKDLIKRENE from the coding sequence ATGCGTTGTCCACATTGTCAACATAACGGTACCAGGGTGCTAGATTCTCGCCCGGTCCATGGCGGACGTTCGATTCGCAGACGGAGAGAATGCGAAAAATGCAATTACAGGTTCACCACTTTTGAAACAGTGGAAGAAATTCCTCTTGTTGTTGTGAAAAAAGAAGGGACAAGGGAAGAATTTAACCGGGACAAGCTTTTACGTGGATTGATCAAGGCTTGTGAAAAGCGACCGGTACCACTTGAGGTTCTTGAAGAAGTCGTGAATACGGTTGAAAAAGATTTGCGAAATGATGGCTCTTCGGAAATCCAAAGTAAAGAAATTGGTGAACGGGTAATGGATCATTTAGCGAAGATTGATGAAGTAGCATACGTCAGATTCGCGTCCGTTTATAGGCAATTCAAGGACATCAACGTGTTTATCGATGAACTTAAAGATTTAATAAAACGAGAGAACGAGTAA
- the speD gene encoding adenosylmethionine decarboxylase, with protein MDTMGRHVIAELWGCDAEKLNNMHYIEQLFVEAALKSGAEVREVAFHKFAPHGVSGVVIISESHLTIHSFPEHGYASIDVYTCGDLDPNVAADYIAEALGAASKENLEVPRGMGPVKVGQKKVSAY; from the coding sequence ATGGATACAATGGGACGTCATGTGATTGCTGAATTATGGGGTTGTGATGCAGAAAAGTTGAACAATATGCATTATATTGAACAACTATTTGTAGAAGCTGCACTGAAATCAGGTGCAGAGGTGAGAGAAGTAGCCTTTCACAAATTCGCACCTCATGGAGTAAGTGGAGTTGTGATCATATCTGAATCACATCTAACAATTCACAGTTTTCCAGAGCATGGTTATGCAAGTATTGATGTTTATACGTGTGGTGATCTTGATCCTAACGTCGCTGCAGATTATATCGCAGAAGCACTTGGAGCTGCATCCAAAGAAAATCTAGAAGTTCCAAGAGGTATGGGTCCAGTTAAAGTCGGCCAAAAAAAGGTCTCAGCATATTAA
- a CDS encoding glyceraldehyde-3-phosphate dehydrogenase: MKARVAINGFGRIGRMVFRKAMKNQQLDVVAINASYPSETLAHLIKYDSIHGTYDLEVEAKENSLIVDGKEIKLLSDRDPKQLPWAQLNVDIVIEATGKFKSKETAGYHLEAGAKKVIITAPGKDEDLTIVMGVNDAAYIPEEHHVLSNASCTTNCLAPVVKVLDEQFGIENGVMTTVHAYTNDQKNIDNPHKDLRRARACGQSIIPTSTGAAKAIAKVMPQLEGKLHGMALRVPTPNVSLVDLVVDVKHDVTVEKVNAALETASKGTLSGILGYTKDPLVSIDFNGNENSSIIDGMSTMVIEDRKVKVLAWYDNEWGYSCRVVDLAEKVGETLDALTDKRLSGTA; this comes from the coding sequence ATGAAAGCTAGAGTAGCGATTAATGGATTTGGTCGAATTGGACGAATGGTATTCCGTAAAGCGATGAAAAACCAACAATTAGATGTTGTTGCGATAAATGCAAGTTATCCTTCTGAGACACTAGCTCACCTTATCAAGTACGATAGCATTCATGGTACTTACGACCTTGAGGTTGAAGCAAAGGAAAATTCTTTGATTGTAGATGGGAAAGAAATCAAATTATTAAGCGACAGAGATCCGAAGCAATTGCCTTGGGCACAACTGAACGTTGATATCGTGATTGAAGCGACCGGAAAGTTCAAATCGAAGGAAACTGCTGGGTATCATCTAGAAGCGGGTGCAAAGAAAGTCATCATAACAGCTCCTGGTAAAGATGAAGACTTGACGATTGTTATGGGTGTAAATGATGCCGCTTACATTCCGGAAGAGCACCATGTTTTATCGAATGCTTCTTGTACGACAAACTGTCTTGCACCTGTCGTAAAAGTTCTTGATGAGCAATTTGGAATTGAAAATGGTGTAATGACGACAGTTCATGCATATACAAATGATCAGAAAAATATCGACAATCCACATAAGGACTTGAGACGTGCGCGTGCTTGTGGACAATCGATCATCCCGACTTCCACTGGCGCAGCTAAAGCGATTGCAAAAGTCATGCCTCAATTGGAAGGAAAGCTTCACGGTATGGCACTGCGAGTCCCGACACCGAACGTATCCCTCGTCGACCTTGTTGTCGATGTAAAGCATGATGTAACGGTTGAAAAAGTCAATGCAGCACTCGAAACGGCATCTAAAGGAACGTTAAGTGGAATTTTAGGATATACGAAGGATCCACTTGTATCGATCGACTTCAATGGAAATGAAAATTCTTCAATCATTGATGGAATGTCCACAATGGTCATCGAAGACCGCAAAGTGAAAGTTCTTGCGTGGTATGACAATGAGTGGGGATATTCTTGCCGAGTTGTAGATCTTGCAGAAAAAGTCGGAGAAACACTTGACGCCTTAACTGATAAGCGCTTGTCAGGAACTGCATAA
- the coaE gene encoding dephospho-CoA kinase (Dephospho-CoA kinase (CoaE) performs the final step in coenzyme A biosynthesis.), translated as MIVGLTGGIASGKSTISEMIQEMNIPVIDADKIAREVVLPGEPAYKQIVEFFGTEILEKDGSLNRKKLGAVIFNDEEKRLKLNSIVHPAVRLRMLGRRDELLEKHKSVVMDIPLLFESKLTHMVDHTLLVYVDKETQLKRLMERDHSSSKEALSRIRSQIPLGDKKKWADEVIDNNGTLEESLQQLIHIFTKWDIL; from the coding sequence TTGATTGTTGGTTTGACAGGTGGAATCGCAAGTGGGAAGAGTACCATTTCTGAAATGATCCAGGAGATGAATATCCCTGTCATAGATGCTGATAAGATCGCCCGGGAAGTTGTGCTGCCGGGCGAGCCAGCATACAAGCAAATTGTTGAATTTTTTGGAACAGAAATACTTGAAAAAGACGGTAGTTTGAACCGAAAAAAATTAGGCGCAGTCATATTTAATGATGAAGAGAAACGTTTGAAGCTGAACAGCATTGTGCATCCAGCTGTACGTTTACGGATGCTTGGACGCAGGGATGAGCTCTTGGAAAAGCACAAGTCTGTCGTCATGGATATCCCATTGCTTTTTGAAAGCAAATTGACCCATATGGTTGATCATACATTGCTTGTTTATGTGGATAAGGAAACCCAATTGAAAAGATTGATGGAGCGGGATCATTCGTCCTCTAAAGAAGCCTTATCACGCATCCGCTCTCAAATCCCATTGGGCGATAAGAAAAAATGGGCAGACGAAGTCATCGATAATAATGGAACGCTTGAAGAGAGCCTTCAGCAATTGATACATATATTTACTAAATGGGATATACTCTAA
- the ytaF gene encoding sporulation membrane protein YtaF, with protein sequence MTGWVALLTLTIAVSMDSFGVGVTYGVRRMKITYFSIILIALCSALMLLAAMNVGTIISTFVSPAFAGKLGGILLIGLGMYVLWQFFKSSDEQEEATLKKNESEYIWNMEIRSLGIVIQILRTPAAADIDRSGTIAGLEALLLGLALSLDSFAAGLGASLLGFPHLMTAVFVSSMSVLFLVTGMKLGRVLSALPTMRLISFLPGLMLIVLGIFKL encoded by the coding sequence TTGACAGGATGGGTAGCCCTATTGACTCTGACGATAGCTGTAAGCATGGACAGCTTCGGAGTTGGTGTAACATACGGTGTACGACGCATGAAAATTACGTATTTCTCTATCATTCTGATTGCACTCTGTTCTGCTCTGATGTTACTTGCCGCAATGAATGTTGGAACGATCATCAGTACATTCGTTTCTCCCGCTTTTGCCGGCAAGTTGGGTGGAATCTTGCTCATCGGTTTAGGCATGTATGTGTTATGGCAATTTTTCAAAAGTAGTGATGAACAGGAAGAAGCAACACTGAAGAAGAATGAATCAGAATACATTTGGAACATGGAAATCCGGTCGTTAGGAATCGTTATCCAAATTCTCAGGACACCTGCAGCTGCAGATATCGACCGTTCCGGAACGATTGCAGGTCTGGAAGCTTTATTGCTTGGATTGGCACTATCCCTGGATTCTTTTGCTGCTGGTCTAGGTGCCTCTTTACTCGGATTTCCACATTTAATGACGGCGGTTTTTGTATCATCAATGAGCGTTTTGTTCCTTGTCACTGGTATGAAGCTTGGGAGAGTGCTGTCGGCGTTACCGACAATGCGGTTAATCAGCTTTTTGCCTGGACTCATGCTGATCGTGTTAGGTATTTTCAAACTGTGA
- the mutM gene encoding DNA-formamidopyrimidine glycosylase yields the protein MPELPEVETVRRTLENLVLGKTIEDITVKWAKIIKHPDDLAEFKSLLVGQTIRSIGRRGKFLKIILDDVVLVSHLRMEGRYVYVENGEEADKHTHVIFSFTDGSELRYRDVRKFGTMHVYPLGEEEAHLPLSQLGPEPFDPSFEPIELWNKLQKTTRKIKPVLLDQTVLVGLGNIYVDEALFKVGLSPEAEARSLSKKQVEKLHQAIVETLMEAVEQGGSTIRSYVNSQGDMGMFQQRLSVYARKGEPCLNCGTEIIRIVVGGRGTHICPSCQK from the coding sequence ATGCCTGAATTACCAGAAGTAGAAACCGTTCGACGCACATTGGAAAACCTCGTGCTAGGAAAAACAATAGAAGATATCACTGTAAAGTGGGCAAAAATCATCAAACATCCAGATGATTTAGCCGAATTCAAATCCTTGTTGGTCGGGCAGACGATCCGTTCAATAGGGAGAAGAGGGAAATTTTTAAAAATAATTCTCGACGATGTTGTCCTGGTTTCTCATTTGAGGATGGAAGGTCGTTATGTTTATGTAGAAAATGGGGAGGAAGCAGATAAGCATACGCATGTGATCTTTTCATTCACGGATGGATCAGAACTTCGTTACCGTGATGTCCGCAAGTTTGGGACCATGCATGTTTATCCGCTTGGAGAGGAAGAGGCTCATTTACCGTTATCTCAACTAGGTCCCGAACCTTTCGATCCCTCCTTCGAACCAATTGAACTCTGGAATAAGCTGCAGAAAACGACTCGTAAAATCAAACCCGTATTATTAGATCAGACTGTATTGGTTGGTCTCGGCAACATCTATGTAGATGAAGCGCTCTTTAAGGTTGGACTTAGCCCTGAAGCTGAGGCCAGATCGTTATCGAAAAAGCAAGTGGAAAAGTTGCATCAAGCAATTGTCGAAACGTTGATGGAAGCGGTCGAGCAAGGAGGCAGCACGATCCGTTCCTATGTAAATTCCCAGGGGGATATGGGGATGTTCCAGCAAAGGTTATCCGTTTATGCCCGGAAAGGGGAACCTTGTTTGAACTGTGGAACCGAAATCATTCGGATTGTGGTAGGTGGAAGAGGCACACATATTTGTCCGAGCTGCCAAAAGTAA
- the polA gene encoding DNA polymerase I: MSKKKLVLVDGNSIAYRAFFALPLLNNDKGVYTNAVYGFTTMLLKVLEEEAPSHMLVAFDAGKTTFRHKTFDEYKGGRQKTPPELSEQLPLIRELLDAFDIKRYELEQYEADDIIGTLSKQADPKEWDVKVITGDKDLLQLVDDHVQVALTKKGISDVDTYDLKLVEERYGLAPDQIIDMKGLMGDSSDNIPGVPGVGEKTAIKLLKEFGTIEKVLDSIDQISGKKLKEKLEDNKEQAEMSKKLATIEVEAPIEIKLDGCEYENEISEKVIKLFKELGFNSLLDRVDSGAAEEADKPTEEISYEILEEVKEADFGQNAAIVIDCLAENYHNADILGIGIVSDEGKYFIPTNVALKSDSLIEWLEDEKVEKYAADAKQAIVSLAWKGIRLKGIKFDALIASYLLNPSDSSHDIASISNRFGLKGVSSNETVYGKGAKQKVPNQEALSEHIVRKANMLREVVPHLQESLKKNEQDQLFYDLEMPLSIVLGEMEQQGVQVDVKRLEEMGAELNDQLEKIEGKIFELAGTEFNINSPKQLGEILFEKMQLPVIKKTKTGYSTSADVLEKLKDKHEIVEEILYYRQLGKLKSTYVEGLLKVVNRDTEKIHTRFNQALAQTGRLSSIDPNLQNIPIRLEAGRKIRQAFIPSEKDWVVFAADYSQIELRVLAHIAQDDKLIDAFNNELDIHTKTAMDVFHVEKDEVTADMRRQAKAVNFGIVYGISDYGLSQSLDITRKEAGQFIERYLESFPGVKQYMDDIKQQAKQDGYVTTMLNRRRYLPEITSRNFNLRSFAERTAMNTPIQGSAADIIKKAMVEMAKRLKKEKLQTRMLLQVHDELIFEAPKDEIEKLEKIVPDVMEHAVQLDVPLKVDYSYGNTWYDAK, translated from the coding sequence ATGAGCAAAAAGAAACTCGTTTTAGTAGATGGGAATAGTATTGCATACCGTGCATTCTTTGCGTTACCCCTTTTAAACAATGATAAAGGTGTGTACACGAACGCAGTGTACGGCTTCACAACAATGTTATTAAAAGTGCTGGAAGAGGAAGCGCCAAGTCATATGCTTGTGGCGTTTGATGCGGGTAAGACGACATTTCGTCACAAAACCTTTGATGAATATAAAGGTGGCCGGCAGAAGACACCACCCGAACTATCCGAACAATTGCCGTTGATCCGTGAATTGCTCGATGCTTTCGATATCAAACGATATGAACTGGAGCAGTACGAGGCGGATGATATCATCGGTACATTATCGAAGCAAGCAGATCCGAAGGAATGGGATGTAAAAGTCATTACAGGAGACAAGGACTTGCTTCAACTGGTGGACGATCATGTGCAAGTCGCTCTAACAAAAAAAGGCATTTCAGATGTGGATACATACGACTTGAAGCTAGTCGAGGAACGTTATGGCTTGGCGCCTGATCAAATCATTGACATGAAAGGACTTATGGGTGACAGCTCGGACAACATCCCAGGGGTTCCAGGTGTCGGTGAAAAGACAGCAATCAAGCTCTTGAAGGAATTTGGAACGATTGAAAAAGTGCTCGACTCAATCGACCAAATTTCAGGAAAAAAACTGAAGGAAAAACTTGAAGACAATAAAGAACAGGCTGAAATGAGTAAAAAGCTTGCAACAATTGAAGTGGAAGCCCCGATTGAAATCAAGCTCGACGGTTGTGAGTATGAAAATGAAATCTCTGAAAAAGTCATCAAACTCTTTAAGGAGCTAGGATTCAACTCACTATTAGACAGAGTGGACAGCGGCGCTGCTGAAGAAGCGGATAAACCGACTGAAGAAATCAGCTATGAGATTTTGGAAGAGGTTAAGGAAGCCGATTTCGGACAAAATGCTGCAATCGTCATCGATTGCTTAGCCGAAAACTATCACAACGCTGATATTTTAGGTATCGGAATTGTTAGTGATGAAGGGAAATACTTCATCCCGACAAATGTAGCATTGAAATCAGACTCCCTTATCGAGTGGCTTGAGGATGAAAAAGTAGAAAAGTATGCCGCTGATGCAAAACAAGCTATTGTATCACTTGCTTGGAAAGGCATCCGCTTAAAAGGTATCAAATTCGATGCATTAATTGCATCCTACCTGTTGAATCCATCCGACTCTTCACACGATATCGCCTCGATTTCAAACAGGTTTGGATTGAAGGGCGTATCAAGCAATGAAACCGTCTACGGGAAAGGTGCAAAGCAAAAAGTTCCGAATCAAGAGGCTTTAAGTGAACATATTGTACGTAAAGCGAATATGCTCCGTGAAGTGGTCCCCCATCTTCAAGAAAGCCTTAAGAAAAATGAACAGGATCAGCTCTTTTACGATCTAGAAATGCCTCTTTCCATAGTGCTCGGCGAGATGGAACAGCAAGGCGTCCAGGTCGATGTGAAACGATTGGAAGAGATGGGTGCTGAACTGAATGACCAATTGGAAAAGATCGAAGGTAAAATCTTCGAATTGGCAGGAACGGAATTCAATATCAATTCACCGAAACAGCTTGGTGAAATCCTATTTGAAAAAATGCAGCTGCCGGTCATCAAAAAGACGAAGACAGGCTATTCAACGTCAGCCGATGTTCTGGAAAAACTGAAGGATAAGCACGAAATCGTCGAAGAAATCCTTTACTACCGTCAGCTTGGTAAGCTTAAGTCCACATATGTAGAGGGGTTATTGAAAGTAGTGAATCGTGATACCGAGAAAATCCATACCCGTTTCAATCAAGCACTTGCCCAGACAGGACGATTGAGTTCGATCGATCCGAACCTGCAAAACATCCCGATTCGTCTGGAGGCAGGCAGAAAAATCCGCCAAGCATTCATACCATCGGAAAAAGATTGGGTCGTATTTGCTGCGGACTACTCCCAAATCGAACTTCGTGTTCTAGCCCATATTGCACAAGACGATAAATTGATTGATGCATTTAATAATGAGCTGGATATCCATACGAAAACCGCGATGGATGTCTTCCATGTTGAAAAAGACGAAGTGACTGCTGATATGCGGAGACAAGCGAAAGCGGTCAACTTCGGAATCGTCTATGGTATCAGTGATTATGGACTGTCACAAAGCCTTGACATTACACGTAAGGAAGCGGGACAGTTCATCGAGCGTTATCTGGAAAGCTTCCCAGGTGTCAAACAATACATGGATGATATCAAACAACAAGCGAAACAAGATGGGTATGTAACGACGATGTTGAATCGAAGGAGATATCTCCCTGAAATCACAAGCCGTAACTTCAATTTGAGAAGTTTTGCTGAACGTACAGCAATGAATACACCAATACAAGGGTCAGCCGCCGATATCATCAAAAAGGCGATGGTAGAGATGGCGAAACGTTTGAAAAAAGAAAAGCTGCAAACCAGAATGCTCTTGCAAGTACACGATGAATTGATTTTTGAAGCACCAAAAGACGAAATCGAAAAGCTTGAAAAAATCGTACCGGATGTCATGGAGCATGCAGTTCAATTGGATGTTCCATTGAAAGTAGATTACTCATACGGAAACACGTGGTACGACGCAAAATAA
- the pnpS gene encoding two-component system histidine kinase PnpS: MVNFRGRILNSFIIFASGIFLLLSFAIANLSIGAMEREQFDSYAKQLQFVSKAIEPGNIDLQETLNRYEGSTDGEISYITQGGEIAATTFEKPPFTEQERFTPSENVEKIERDGRVDFVMTLSPEQSTSDYLVISAEEKTLTNEVRRYWIPVLLTILLSYALLIVVTFRLTGKLVKPVDDAMRVAKELARGNFKARTHEYQLKETGQLNHSLNVLARNLEQITELREAEQERMSTVIENMDSGLLLIDSKGYINLMNRAYRSLFEIDSENWKEALYHEIMPNEDVIELVDETFLTETTVKKQVTLSIGIDRKHFHLTCVPILGQKDKVKGIVLVFHDITELKNLEQMRKDFVANVSHELRTPVTSLKGFAETLLDGAMESKELREKFLTIIWKESDRLQNLIQDLLEFTKMEQSNFQLNWQRINLETIVNDVVTLLEPRAEQKDIEVFVEIEGDLKIEGDSARMKQIMINLLNNALSYTPNGGSIWITGKEEDDKIHLEVKDTGIGITEDEIPRVFERFYRVDKARSRNSGGTGLGLAIVKHLVEAHKGSVKVTSQKDVGTTFTLTFFKTRQD, translated from the coding sequence ATGGTTAACTTTCGCGGCAGGATTCTAAATTCTTTCATCATTTTTGCAAGCGGCATATTCCTGTTGTTAAGTTTCGCTATTGCTAACCTCTCAATCGGCGCCATGGAGCGCGAGCAGTTTGATTCGTACGCCAAACAGCTCCAATTTGTTTCAAAGGCTATAGAACCTGGAAACATTGACCTTCAGGAGACGTTGAATCGGTATGAAGGTAGTACAGATGGAGAAATTTCGTACATTACACAAGGGGGAGAGATTGCGGCGACAACATTTGAAAAACCGCCGTTTACGGAACAAGAAAGGTTCACGCCATCTGAAAACGTGGAAAAAATCGAGCGTGACGGAAGAGTCGATTTTGTCATGACCCTTTCACCTGAACAATCAACTTCTGATTATCTCGTCATATCTGCTGAAGAAAAGACACTAACCAATGAAGTACGCCGCTACTGGATTCCTGTCTTACTTACTATTCTTTTAAGCTACGCATTATTGATTGTGGTTACCTTCCGGCTGACTGGAAAGCTGGTAAAACCGGTAGATGATGCTATGCGGGTTGCCAAAGAACTTGCCCGTGGCAATTTCAAAGCCAGGACACATGAATACCAGTTGAAAGAGACGGGGCAATTGAATCACTCCCTTAATGTGCTGGCTCGGAATCTCGAACAGATCACCGAATTGAGGGAGGCGGAACAAGAACGGATGTCGACGGTGATTGAAAATATGGACAGCGGATTGTTGCTGATCGACTCGAAAGGGTATATCAACTTAATGAACCGTGCCTATAGAAGCCTCTTTGAAATTGATTCAGAGAATTGGAAAGAAGCGCTGTACCATGAAATTATGCCGAACGAAGATGTTATCGAGCTGGTTGATGAAACGTTTCTAACCGAAACAACTGTGAAGAAACAAGTTACGTTATCAATCGGCATCGACCGGAAACATTTTCATTTAACATGTGTTCCGATTTTGGGCCAAAAAGACAAAGTAAAAGGGATTGTTCTTGTTTTTCATGACATCACCGAACTTAAAAACCTGGAGCAGATGCGAAAAGATTTCGTAGCAAATGTTTCGCATGAATTGCGTACACCGGTTACCTCGTTAAAAGGTTTTGCGGAGACCTTATTGGATGGAGCAATGGAAAGCAAAGAGCTTAGGGAGAAATTTTTAACGATCATATGGAAGGAAAGCGATCGGCTGCAAAATTTGATTCAAGACTTGCTCGAATTTACGAAAATGGAACAATCCAATTTTCAATTGAACTGGCAGAGGATCAATCTGGAAACCATTGTGAATGATGTGGTCACATTACTCGAACCAAGAGCAGAACAAAAAGATATCGAGGTATTCGTTGAGATTGAGGGGGACCTTAAAATAGAAGGCGACTCTGCTCGTATGAAACAAATCATGATCAATTTGCTGAACAATGCTTTATCTTACACGCCTAATGGCGGAAGCATATGGATTACAGGAAAAGAGGAAGACGACAAAATACACCTTGAAGTAAAGGATACTGGAATAGGAATTACAGAGGATGAAATCCCGCGTGTGTTCGAACGGTTCTACAGAGTCGATAAGGCCCGAAGCCGAAACTCAGGAGGCACTGGCCTTGGACTTGCAATCGTCAAGCATTTGGTCGAAGCCCATAAAGGATCAGTTAAGGTGACGAGCCAAAAAGATGTTGGAACGACGTTTACTCTGACTTTTTTCAAAACGAGACAAGACTGA
- a CDS encoding response regulator transcription factor, whose protein sequence is MREKILVIEDEESINTLLQFNLEQAGFEVITAMDGVTGLELAREEQPDLIVLDLMLPEMDGLDVCKNLRQSQLLIPILMLTAKDDEFDKVLGLELGADDYLTKPFSPREVVARVKAILRRSQYVTSQTPQPDDLESLKVGELKVYPDNYEAFFEGELLELTPKEFELLVYLIKNRGRVLSREQLLNAIWDYDFVGDTRIVDVHISHLREKIEQNTRKPIYIKTIRGLGYKLDGPQ, encoded by the coding sequence ATGAGAGAAAAAATCCTAGTAATCGAAGATGAAGAGTCTATCAATACATTATTGCAATTCAATTTGGAACAAGCAGGTTTTGAAGTGATTACCGCAATGGATGGTGTCACCGGACTAGAACTTGCGCGTGAAGAACAACCCGACTTGATTGTATTGGACCTGATGCTTCCAGAGATGGATGGTTTGGACGTATGTAAAAATCTACGTCAATCGCAGCTTCTGATCCCGATACTCATGCTGACTGCTAAAGACGATGAATTCGATAAGGTTTTAGGTCTTGAGCTTGGAGCGGATGACTACCTGACAAAACCATTCAGTCCTCGAGAAGTAGTTGCACGTGTCAAAGCAATATTGAGAAGAAGCCAATATGTTACATCTCAAACACCTCAACCTGATGACCTGGAGTCCTTGAAGGTAGGGGAATTGAAAGTCTATCCAGACAATTATGAAGCATTTTTCGAAGGTGAACTGCTTGAACTAACCCCAAAAGAATTCGAACTTCTTGTCTATCTTATCAAAAACCGAGGACGTGTCCTTTCACGTGAGCAATTGCTCAATGCAATCTGGGATTATGATTTTGTCGGCGATACAAGGATCGTCGATGTCCACATCAGTCATTTGCGCGAAAAAATCGAACAGAATACAAGGAAACCGATTTATATCAAAACCATCCGAGGATTAGGATATAAATTGGATGGACCTCAGTAA